A genomic stretch from Thermonema lapsum includes:
- a CDS encoding DNA methyltransferase: MLTNHKIIIGDSREMKEVADKSVHLIVTSPPYWQLKDYGSKEQIGFNDNYEDYINNLNLVWSECFRVLHDGCRLCINIGDQFARSVYYGRYKIIPIRTEIIKFCETIGFDYMGAIIWQKPTTMNTTGGATVMGSFPYPRNGIIKIDYEFILIFKKPGNSPKVSKELKEKSRLSKEEWNEYFSGHWNFNGEKQTKHLAMFPEELPKRLIKMFSFVGDTILDPFLGSGTTTLAAKNLNRNSIGYEINPQFLPIIKEKVGANELIESKAKFEFINQKIENLDWKSKILNLPYQFHDPVKFDKKVDPKKLNFGSKIDFSNPKKEKFYSIKEIVSPDCLILNNGLKIKLLGVKPKKETLQTALSFLNTKLKNQKVFLRFDNHKYDSEGNLLCYLYLKNKTFINAHLIKNKLVDVENNIEFRYKDKFIKLLSQNHG; this comes from the coding sequence ATGCTTACTAATCATAAAATCATAATTGGCGATTCAAGAGAGATGAAAGAAGTGGCAGATAAATCTGTTCATCTTATAGTTACTTCGCCTCCTTACTGGCAACTAAAAGATTACGGTTCAAAAGAGCAAATTGGTTTTAATGATAATTATGAAGACTACATAAACAATTTAAATCTGGTATGGAGTGAATGTTTCCGTGTGCTCCATGATGGCTGCAGATTGTGTATAAACATCGGAGATCAATTTGCCCGTTCTGTATATTATGGAAGATACAAAATAATTCCTATTCGCACAGAAATCATCAAGTTTTGCGAAACTATTGGTTTTGATTATATGGGAGCAATTATTTGGCAAAAACCGACCACCATGAATACCACAGGCGGGGCAACAGTTATGGGAAGTTTTCCATATCCACGAAATGGAATTATCAAAATAGATTATGAGTTTATTTTAATTTTTAAAAAACCGGGCAATTCACCAAAAGTGTCTAAAGAATTGAAAGAAAAATCTAGGCTAAGTAAAGAGGAGTGGAACGAATACTTTTCGGGGCACTGGAATTTTAATGGCGAAAAGCAAACAAAGCATTTAGCCATGTTCCCAGAAGAATTGCCCAAAAGACTTATTAAAATGTTTAGTTTTGTGGGCGATACTATTTTGGACCCATTTTTGGGAAGCGGCACAACAACCCTGGCAGCAAAAAATTTGAATCGTAATTCTATTGGCTATGAAATTAACCCGCAATTCTTACCTATCATTAAAGAAAAAGTCGGCGCCAACGAACTAATAGAATCAAAAGCAAAATTTGAGTTTATAAATCAAAAAATAGAAAATCTAGATTGGAAGTCTAAAATATTAAATTTACCTTATCAATTTCACGACCCAGTTAAATTTGATAAGAAAGTTGACCCCAAAAAATTAAATTTCGGTTCAAAAATAGATTTTTCAAATCCTAAAAAAGAAAAGTTTTATTCAATAAAGGAAATTGTGAGCCCAGATTGCTTAATCCTAAATAACGGATTAAAAATTAAACTTCTTGGAGTAAAGCCTAAAAAAGAAACACTGCAAACGGCTTTAAGCTTTTTAAACACAAAACTAAAGAATCAAAAAGTTTTTTTGCGTTTTGACAATCACAAGTATGACAGTGAAGGGAATTTACTTTGCTATCTTTATCTAAAAAATAAAACTTTTATCAATGCGCATCTAATTAAAAATAAATTAGTAGATGTCGAAAATAATATAGAGTTTCGCTATAAAGACAAATTTATAAAATTACTATCACAAAATCATGGCTAA
- a CDS encoding M20/M25/M40 family metallo-hydrolase: protein MKKIVTLLFTVCTAGSVFSQDLASFYDLQQAVSASRLRQNVEQLVAFGTRHTLSDTLSDQRGIGAARRWAARQFKSYSPRLRIEFDAFTVAPDGRRIPHPVEMKNVMAWLPGTNPNDRRVILITAHLDSRASDVMDARIDAPGANDDGSGCALVLEAARVLSQYEFPCTLLFVLFSGEEQGLYGSRHLAQRAKQENWEVVAVLNNDIVGNSYSSELGIRQNERVRVFSEGIPVAASEDEVRLLRLLGYENESPSRQLARYMANIAHEHIPHLEVRLVYRKDRFLRGGDHTPFNEAGFTAIRVCEENEDFRHQHQNVRTEKGIHYGDLPEFMDFEYLRKNTVLNVLTAASLAWAPAPPQKVGIQVKELSNDTVLQWQAPATGPKPSAYRVLIRSTESPQWEVSIQTNETSIRLPYSKDHYLFAVQSLSKEGFGSLPIVPLPIRE, encoded by the coding sequence ATGAAAAAAATAGTTACGCTGCTGTTCACAGTTTGCACAGCAGGTAGTGTCTTTTCGCAAGACCTTGCCTCCTTCTATGATTTGCAACAGGCAGTATCTGCCTCACGGCTGCGGCAAAATGTGGAACAGTTGGTTGCCTTCGGCACCCGCCACACGCTTAGCGACACGCTATCTGACCAACGTGGCATAGGCGCTGCCCGACGATGGGCTGCCCGCCAATTTAAAAGCTATTCACCCCGTCTACGCATAGAGTTCGACGCCTTCACGGTAGCGCCAGATGGCAGGCGCATCCCCCATCCAGTAGAGATGAAAAATGTGATGGCATGGCTGCCGGGCACCAACCCCAACGACCGCCGTGTAATTCTTATCACTGCCCATTTGGATTCTCGTGCCTCTGATGTCATGGATGCGCGCATCGATGCCCCGGGCGCCAATGATGACGGCTCAGGCTGTGCGCTGGTCTTGGAAGCGGCTCGGGTGCTCTCGCAATACGAGTTTCCATGCACTCTATTGTTTGTACTGTTTTCCGGAGAGGAGCAAGGACTCTACGGCTCCCGCCACCTGGCACAACGAGCCAAACAAGAAAACTGGGAGGTTGTGGCTGTGCTCAACAACGATATTGTGGGCAACAGCTATTCTTCGGAGCTGGGCATCCGTCAAAACGAGCGAGTACGGGTCTTTAGCGAAGGCATTCCTGTCGCCGCCAGCGAAGACGAAGTACGCTTGCTGCGTCTGCTGGGATATGAAAACGAAAGCCCCAGCCGGCAGTTGGCACGCTATATGGCAAATATAGCCCACGAACATATCCCTCATCTCGAGGTGCGTTTGGTTTACCGCAAAGACCGCTTCCTGCGCGGAGGCGACCATACCCCTTTCAATGAGGCAGGTTTTACGGCTATTAGGGTATGTGAAGAAAACGAGGATTTCAGGCATCAGCATCAAAACGTACGCACCGAAAAGGGCATACACTATGGCGACCTGCCCGAATTCATGGATTTTGAGTATTTGCGTAAAAATACTGTACTGAACGTGCTTACGGCAGCTTCTTTGGCTTGGGCACCTGCCCCACCCCAAAAAGTAGGCATACAGGTAAAAGAGCTGAGCAATGATACCGTATTGCAATGGCAAGCCCCCGCCACAGGTCCAAAGCCTTCGGCTTACCGGGTATTGATTCGCTCCACCGAATCTCCTCAGTGGGAAGTAAGCATTCAAACAAACGAAACCTCTATACGCCTGCCCTACTCCAAAGATCACTATCTCTTTGCTGTGCAGTCGCTAAGTAAAGAAGGGTTTGGGAGCCTACCGATTGTTCCTCTTCCTATAAGGGAATAG
- the dtd gene encoding D-aminoacyl-tRNA deacylase, with protein MIAVIQRVLEASVTIEGKQYSKIGKGLLVLLGVGQSDTSEDVDWLAKKLVNMRIFEDEEGKMNRSLIDAQGELLVVSQFTLHASTKKGNRPSFIEAAPPDLAIPLYESFVAQCAALMAKEVKTGVFGADMKVALVNDGPVTIIVDTKNKR; from the coding sequence ATGATAGCAGTCATACAACGTGTTTTAGAAGCCTCTGTAACAATAGAAGGTAAGCAATACAGCAAAATAGGCAAAGGATTGCTCGTGCTGTTGGGAGTGGGGCAATCCGATACGTCGGAAGATGTGGATTGGCTCGCAAAAAAGCTGGTCAACATGCGCATCTTTGAAGATGAGGAAGGTAAAATGAACCGTTCGCTTATCGATGCTCAAGGCGAGCTGTTGGTGGTAAGCCAATTTACCTTGCATGCCTCTACCAAAAAAGGCAATCGTCCTTCTTTTATAGAAGCAGCCCCGCCCGACTTGGCAATTCCTCTTTATGAGTCTTTTGTGGCACAGTGCGCAGCATTGATGGCAAAAGAAGTGAAGACAGGCGTATTTGGCGCTGACATGAAGGTGGCGCTTGTCAATGACGGACCAGTAACCATTATTGTAGATACAAAAAACAAGCGTTAG
- a CDS encoding HsdM family class I SAM-dependent methyltransferase gives MEINEKKLNGVVYTPRWIVELILDHLDYKNDIYYKKIIDPACGDGAFLSEVLVRFIEDAKRANIENKDIKENIENNIFGFDIDDNAVQRCIARLDDIAEKYELKNIQWNILKADSLDKSFISNFFGFFDFVVGNPPYIRIQHLGSQRRAKIQNDWHLCKKGSTDIFIAFFELGYYLLNKTGKLGFITPNTYLKTKAGEGLRNFIKFNKILKTLIDFEHNQLFENATTYSLITILDKNHKKSTFSLFKGSRESINFVDNIDIENLNKDNWILTSNDILQKLNEIEKRGLPLGKIAKIHVGITTLADDYYIFKDPIMKGNFVEITLKDGRKFQIEREILKPIVKVSVLKNPNEDQNRFIIFPYKKAGDKHVIIEENELKEKYPYTYEYFQTIKEILDARDKGKSNPVAWYAFGRSQGLDTSFGKKILTSPINLKPNFIVWEKEEYTFYAGYCIKYDGDLKLLAKYLNSNDMEFYINNISRNYQNNYKSFAKSFIERFGIGDPNLLKRHEQNLSRVQS, from the coding sequence ATGGAAATCAATGAAAAAAAATTAAATGGAGTTGTTTATACTCCTCGATGGATTGTAGAGTTGATTTTAGACCATCTCGATTATAAAAATGATATCTATTACAAAAAAATTATTGACCCCGCTTGCGGAGACGGAGCATTTTTAAGCGAAGTACTTGTCAGATTTATTGAAGACGCAAAGAGAGCGAATATTGAAAATAAAGATATTAAAGAAAATATAGAAAATAATATATTTGGCTTTGACATTGACGACAATGCTGTTCAAAGATGCATTGCAAGACTTGATGATATCGCCGAAAAATACGAACTTAAAAATATACAATGGAACATTTTGAAGGCAGATAGTTTAGATAAGTCATTTATAAGTAATTTTTTTGGCTTTTTTGATTTTGTTGTTGGTAATCCGCCTTACATCAGAATTCAACACCTTGGCTCACAAAGAAGAGCAAAAATCCAAAATGACTGGCACTTATGCAAAAAAGGCTCCACCGATATTTTTATTGCATTTTTTGAGCTTGGCTATTATTTACTAAATAAAACTGGGAAGTTAGGTTTTATTACGCCTAATACATATCTTAAAACAAAAGCCGGCGAAGGTCTGAGAAACTTCATAAAGTTTAATAAAATACTAAAAACACTGATTGATTTCGAACATAATCAATTATTTGAAAACGCAACAACTTATTCCTTAATAACCATCTTAGATAAAAATCACAAGAAAAGCACCTTTTCTTTATTCAAGGGAAGCAGAGAAAGTATCAATTTTGTTGATAACATAGATATTGAAAATTTAAATAAGGATAATTGGATTTTAACTTCAAATGATATCCTTCAAAAATTAAATGAAATTGAAAAGCGAGGATTGCCTTTAGGTAAAATTGCCAAGATTCATGTTGGAATAACTACACTTGCAGATGATTACTACATTTTTAAGGACCCAATAATGAAAGGCAACTTTGTAGAGATTACATTAAAAGATGGTAGAAAATTTCAAATTGAACGAGAAATTCTAAAACCAATAGTAAAAGTTTCTGTTCTTAAAAATCCTAATGAAGACCAAAACCGCTTTATAATTTTCCCCTATAAAAAAGCGGGCGATAAACATGTTATTATTGAAGAAAATGAACTAAAAGAAAAATATCCTTACACTTACGAATATTTTCAGACGATTAAAGAAATCCTTGATGCGCGCGACAAGGGGAAGTCAAATCCTGTGGCATGGTATGCATTTGGTAGGTCACAAGGACTTGATACTTCATTTGGTAAGAAAATATTAACCTCTCCAATAAATTTAAAACCAAATTTTATTGTGTGGGAAAAAGAAGAGTACACTTTTTACGCCGGATACTGCATTAAATATGACGGAGATTTAAAACTTTTGGCTAAATATCTAAATTCGAATGACATGGAATTCTATATAAATAACATCAGTAGAAATTATCAAAATAACTATAAGTCTTTTGCTAAAAGCTTTATTGAAAGGTTTGGCATTGGCGACCCAAATTTATTAAAAAGACATGAACAAAATTTATCGCGAGTTCAAAGCTAA
- a CDS encoding DUF1987 domain-containing protein has product MDTNPKRTVSKLQIDSSELTPRILLDAGLGKIEIEGVAIPEDTHKFFAPLLQWIDEYSKQPRPKTIASFNITYCNTSSSMYIAEMLRRLRKINQAGYEVSVNWYYEEDDEDMRLLGEDFRRISQLHFSIIPIPPLG; this is encoded by the coding sequence ATGGATACAAACCCTAAACGTACGGTGAGTAAATTACAAATAGATAGCTCGGAGCTGACTCCAAGGATATTGTTGGATGCCGGATTGGGAAAGATAGAGATTGAAGGTGTGGCTATCCCAGAAGATACCCATAAGTTTTTTGCCCCCCTGCTACAATGGATAGATGAGTATAGTAAACAACCACGCCCCAAGACCATCGCTTCTTTCAATATCACCTATTGCAATACCAGTTCATCGATGTATATCGCTGAGATGCTACGTCGTTTGCGTAAAATCAACCAAGCTGGCTATGAAGTGTCTGTCAATTGGTATTATGAAGAAGACGACGAAGACATGCGTCTTTTAGGCGAGGACTTCCGTCGCATCAGCCAACTGCATTTTTCTATTATTCCGATTCCTCCGTTGGGATAG
- a CDS encoding alpha/beta fold hydrolase, translating to MAKHTKLLTSVGLLLLSSLFLIAGCMQFRIPDTKLKHRFHKLGIPLQINYTQVGQYRLRSLVVGDTSLQAVFCVHGSPGSSRDFLAYAQDTSLIKKVYFVLIDRPGYGYSSFELPPPTIDTQARLLLALLSTHTQKKQAIVVGYSYGGPVAARMGMLAPRQIRALILAAPALDPENEKYFWFNRPLEYFRWVLPTALEHAQIEKMRHVEDLQAIQDGWQHIQCPVTLIHGKADRIVPDNSAFVKEKLGHVPLRLINPDDIGHLFVFNKKEYLKEAILHYAASPIPTEESE from the coding sequence ATGGCGAAACATACCAAGCTACTTACAAGCGTCGGGCTGCTGCTTTTGAGTAGTCTCTTTCTTATTGCAGGTTGCATGCAATTCAGGATACCAGATACAAAACTAAAGCACCGCTTTCATAAGCTGGGCATCCCCCTGCAAATCAACTACACTCAAGTTGGGCAGTATCGTCTGCGCAGCTTGGTTGTGGGTGATACCAGTCTGCAAGCCGTATTTTGCGTACACGGATCGCCGGGCTCATCACGCGATTTTTTAGCGTATGCCCAAGATACTTCACTCATAAAGAAAGTTTATTTTGTGCTCATAGACCGTCCCGGCTACGGCTATTCATCTTTTGAGCTGCCCCCACCCACTATCGACACCCAAGCCCGCCTGCTGTTAGCGCTTCTTTCAACACACACCCAAAAAAAGCAAGCTATCGTAGTGGGGTATTCCTATGGCGGACCAGTAGCTGCACGCATGGGCATGCTTGCTCCCCGACAAATACGAGCTTTAATCTTGGCAGCTCCTGCTCTGGACCCCGAAAATGAAAAGTATTTTTGGTTCAACCGCCCTTTGGAGTATTTCCGATGGGTGCTACCTACCGCCCTCGAACACGCCCAAATAGAAAAAATGCGTCATGTGGAGGACCTACAAGCAATACAAGACGGATGGCAACATATACAATGTCCCGTAACCCTCATTCATGGAAAAGCAGACAGGATAGTTCCGGACAATAGTGCCTTTGTAAAAGAAAAACTGGGGCACGTGCCTCTACGGCTCATCAACCCAGACGATATTGGACATCTGTTTGTGTTCAATAAGAAGGAATACCTAAAAGAAGCTATTTTACATTACGCCGCTTCGCCTATCCCAACGGAGGAATCGGAATAA
- a CDS encoding 7TM diverse intracellular signaling domain-containing protein: MRFALFSVFCPFFFLLSYACVQAQPTQWRVVPVGKEQLSVSLTEYAFYLEDPTAALSIRQVASPAYADKFRPIGSKNFNAGYTASRYWLRLSIENTTNESQKYYLEQAYPLIDTVALYEIDETGNITERLGGDMLPKHLTEVDFRHPVFHLQLAPSERKILYLSFRTEGTMSVSLRLWQPDAFRDYVSDSQLGFGIYYGIMLVMLLYNLFIFFFLKDKVYLLYVFNIFALMFFQAEYTGFAYQYFWGEFPWLNHRLFPASIAVLAGAGTAFAYRFLGVEQLSEHLKKLFWFLLAVAALEFCLAWLLPHTLSNRVNAASSILMVLVLIGVGTYALQRGVAVAHFFLLAWGFYLLGALMTLLRAFGWLPTNFITFYSIQIGSALEVILLALGLAYRIDLLRREVVEKEKQARRAEEEKARLIQEQNLRLEELVEERTQALELTNRRLTDSIRYAKRIQDAILPHKEAIFKCFHDAFIFFQPRDIVSGDFYWFAETEDKVLVAAVDCTGHGVPGAFMSLIGNTLLNEIVYERGITRPSEILRELHKEIRTALKQEEGTGSDGMDLALCSFHKDLQVIEFAGAYNPLWYVADGELFEVKADNMPVGGIRRGVDRYFTNHLIDISRYEHVECFLFSDGFVDQFGGPRRRKYMLNRFRETILRCYTEFVSAKSQHLFLHKEFEDWRGNESQIDDVLVIGLQVKWQGKYALKKE; this comes from the coding sequence ATGAGATTTGCTTTATTCAGTGTATTTTGTCCGTTTTTCTTTTTACTTAGCTATGCTTGCGTACAAGCACAGCCAACTCAATGGAGGGTTGTGCCTGTGGGAAAGGAGCAGCTTTCAGTGAGTCTGACCGAATACGCTTTTTACTTAGAAGACCCGACGGCTGCTTTGAGCATACGGCAAGTGGCGTCGCCGGCATATGCGGACAAGTTTCGCCCGATAGGCAGCAAAAACTTCAACGCAGGTTATACTGCCTCGCGCTATTGGTTGCGGCTGTCTATTGAAAATACTACCAACGAAAGCCAAAAGTACTATCTCGAGCAGGCTTATCCTTTAATTGACACGGTTGCACTCTATGAAATTGATGAAACAGGCAATATTACAGAGCGTTTGGGGGGGGATATGCTGCCAAAGCACTTGACAGAAGTTGATTTCCGGCACCCCGTCTTTCACTTGCAGCTGGCACCTTCTGAAAGAAAAATCTTATACCTGAGCTTTCGCACGGAAGGCACCATGAGCGTCTCTTTGCGTTTGTGGCAGCCGGATGCTTTTCGCGACTATGTATCGGACAGTCAGCTCGGTTTCGGAATTTATTATGGCATCATGCTGGTGATGCTGTTATATAACCTGTTTATTTTCTTCTTTTTGAAAGACAAGGTGTATCTGCTGTATGTGTTCAACATTTTTGCCCTTATGTTTTTCCAAGCAGAGTACACGGGCTTTGCTTATCAATATTTTTGGGGAGAATTCCCTTGGCTCAATCACCGTTTATTTCCTGCTTCTATTGCTGTTTTAGCTGGTGCGGGCACTGCCTTTGCTTATCGCTTTTTGGGTGTAGAGCAGCTCTCAGAGCATCTAAAAAAGCTATTTTGGTTTTTGCTGGCTGTGGCAGCTTTAGAGTTCTGTCTGGCTTGGTTGCTACCACATACGCTTTCCAATAGAGTCAATGCGGCAAGTAGCATTCTCATGGTTTTAGTCTTGATTGGGGTGGGTACATATGCCTTGCAACGAGGGGTGGCAGTGGCTCACTTTTTCTTATTGGCATGGGGCTTTTACCTGTTAGGGGCGTTGATGACCTTGCTGCGTGCTTTTGGCTGGTTGCCCACCAATTTCATCACCTTTTATAGCATACAAATAGGCTCGGCATTGGAAGTGATACTGCTGGCATTGGGTTTGGCTTATCGCATAGACTTGCTGCGGCGCGAGGTAGTAGAGAAAGAGAAACAGGCACGTAGAGCAGAAGAAGAGAAGGCTCGCTTAATACAAGAGCAAAACCTTCGCTTGGAAGAGCTGGTAGAAGAACGCACGCAGGCGCTGGAGCTAACCAACCGCCGCCTGACCGACAGCATACGCTATGCCAAACGCATACAAGATGCCATCTTGCCCCATAAAGAAGCTATCTTCAAATGCTTCCATGATGCTTTTATCTTCTTCCAGCCGCGCGATATTGTTTCTGGTGACTTCTACTGGTTTGCTGAAACCGAAGACAAAGTGTTGGTGGCAGCCGTAGATTGCACGGGGCATGGGGTACCCGGAGCTTTCATGAGCCTTATTGGTAATACTTTGCTCAATGAGATTGTGTACGAGCGGGGTATTACGCGTCCTTCCGAAATCTTGCGTGAGCTGCACAAAGAAATACGTACTGCTTTAAAGCAAGAAGAAGGAACTGGCAGCGATGGCATGGACCTGGCTCTTTGTTCCTTCCACAAAGACCTGCAAGTGATTGAGTTTGCCGGGGCTTATAATCCTTTATGGTATGTAGCCGATGGCGAACTTTTTGAAGTAAAAGCAGATAACATGCCTGTGGGAGGAATTCGTCGAGGCGTAGACCGCTATTTTACCAACCACCTCATAGACATCAGCCGTTATGAGCATGTAGAGTGTTTTCTGTTTTCAGATGGTTTTGTTGACCAGTTTGGAGGTCCTCGCCGCAGGAAATACATGCTGAATCGTTTCCGAGAGACTATTTTACGTTGCTATACCGAATTTGTCAGTGCTAAGTCGCAACATTTGTTTTTGCATAAAGAATTTGAGGATTGGCGGGGCAATGAAAGTCAAATAGATGATGTGTTGGTAATAGGCTTGCAAGTCAAATGGCAGGGTAAATATGCATTAAAAAAGGAGTGA
- a CDS encoding MjaI family restriction endonuclease — translation MAKEWILNSAINRWGLQKKRMVGAVSDEIRKCSPKTVKEWEEYYFKNVYPKEHLIEIGKKFYVKITEVLRAEIDEITEEDCINYVINLVINRTFDGYMTEKKTVYEQLQDILGVKIEPAPDEWDRLFNVDFFIKIKDKYIGLQIKPAGYAFITQIINERKNQEATHKKFTSKYGGKVFYVISIKEGDKKKIYNTEVIDEIKQEIERLKNL, via the coding sequence ATGGCTAAAGAATGGATATTAAATAGTGCAATCAATCGTTGGGGACTTCAGAAAAAGCGAATGGTTGGAGCTGTTTCTGATGAAATCAGAAAATGTTCTCCAAAAACGGTTAAAGAATGGGAAGAATATTATTTTAAGAATGTATATCCAAAAGAACATTTGATTGAAATAGGCAAAAAATTTTATGTTAAAATAACAGAAGTTTTAAGAGCCGAGATTGATGAAATTACGGAGGAAGATTGTATCAACTATGTAATTAATCTTGTTATAAATCGCACATTTGACGGTTATATGACAGAAAAAAAGACCGTCTATGAGCAACTGCAAGATATTTTGGGAGTAAAAATTGAGCCGGCTCCGGATGAATGGGATAGATTATTTAATGTAGACTTTTTCATTAAAATAAAAGATAAATATATAGGATTGCAAATTAAACCAGCGGGTTATGCTTTTATTACGCAAATTATAAATGAAAGAAAAAATCAAGAAGCGACACATAAAAAATTCACTTCCAAATACGGGGGAAAGGTTTTCTATGTTATTTCAATAAAAGAAGGCGATAAGAAAAAGATATATAATACTGAAGTTATTGATGAGATAAAACAAGAAATTGAAAGATTAAAAAATTTATAG
- the hpt gene encoding hypoxanthine phosphoribosyltransferase — MKKEIQLHNRYFELFLDATTIQDKVKELAEQIKKDYAGKPLVLLCVLSGAFRFAADLARYLDDATEIAFIKVQSYEGIMSSGLVREQLAATVNLSGKHVLLVEDIVDTGTTIHYLMGKLYQKAPASLKVATLLFKPEALKQAVELHYVGFEIPNHFVVGYGLDYEEQGRCLNDLYILKA, encoded by the coding sequence ATGAAAAAAGAAATACAATTACATAATCGTTATTTCGAGCTTTTTTTAGATGCAACTACGATTCAGGATAAAGTAAAAGAACTGGCAGAACAAATTAAAAAAGACTATGCGGGCAAACCATTGGTTTTGCTCTGTGTGCTTAGCGGAGCCTTTCGTTTCGCTGCCGACTTAGCCCGTTATTTAGACGATGCCACCGAAATAGCTTTTATCAAAGTGCAATCCTACGAAGGCATTATGAGCAGTGGTTTGGTACGCGAGCAGCTGGCAGCCACTGTAAATCTTTCAGGTAAACATGTTTTGCTTGTAGAAGACATCGTAGATACCGGAACCACCATCCATTATTTGATGGGCAAGCTTTACCAAAAAGCCCCCGCTTCCTTAAAGGTAGCCACTTTGCTGTTTAAGCCGGAAGCCTTGAAGCAAGCGGTAGAGCTGCACTACGTGGGATTTGAAATACCCAACCACTTTGTAGTGGGCTATGGGCTTGACTACGAGGAGCAGGGGCGCTGCTTGAATGATTTGTATATTTTGAAAGCCTAA
- a CDS encoding MATE family efflux transporter, translating to MRMNKNKKRSQYILYFDFWATVRLSIPIIVGQLGIVLMGVVDTAMIGRVGKEALAAAGVSNAVFFLIAILGIGLLNILSPMIAEGQARRQPQTLKALLIGGFWAATACALFLGMVMGGVIWQFEHLGQSPEVTALSREYMTILLSSLFPMYWFLCLRHFTDGMAMPHLSMHATLVGLLLNIFLNYLLIFGHWGLPALGLAGAAWATWGVRWVMTFILFFFLLRLPTFDFLKQCQVSIQACRKACMRIITKGIGTGLQHFFEVATFALAAIMIGWVSDVALAAHQIALNMASVTYMISTGIAAAGAIRVGNALGKGRWSRVARAGTAALLAAMFVMAAGGLLFWLFPHFLASLYTHEKDVLAVAVELLLIAAFFQLSDGIQAVSLGILRGLQDVLYPTVATLVAYWGVALPVAYYLGIYKQMGAWGVWIGLLIGLTLAAVFLCARFFLLLESREKKANNM from the coding sequence ATGAGAATGAATAAAAATAAAAAACGTAGCCAGTATATACTTTATTTTGATTTTTGGGCTACTGTGCGCTTGAGCATCCCTATTATTGTAGGGCAGTTGGGCATTGTATTGATGGGGGTGGTCGATACAGCTATGATTGGACGTGTAGGCAAAGAGGCATTGGCGGCAGCGGGTGTAAGCAATGCCGTCTTTTTTTTAATCGCCATTTTGGGTATTGGCTTGCTTAACATCTTGTCGCCTATGATAGCAGAGGGGCAGGCACGGCGGCAGCCGCAAACTTTAAAAGCTTTGTTGATTGGGGGCTTTTGGGCGGCTACTGCCTGTGCACTTTTTTTGGGTATGGTTATGGGGGGTGTCATTTGGCAATTCGAGCACTTGGGGCAGTCACCGGAGGTTACTGCTTTGTCGCGCGAATACATGACCATTTTGCTGAGCTCGCTCTTTCCTATGTATTGGTTCTTATGTTTGCGTCACTTTACCGACGGCATGGCGATGCCTCATTTGTCGATGCATGCTACTTTGGTGGGACTCTTGCTCAATATCTTCCTGAACTATTTGCTGATATTCGGGCATTGGGGCTTACCTGCTTTGGGGCTTGCCGGTGCTGCTTGGGCTACTTGGGGAGTGCGCTGGGTGATGACTTTCATCCTCTTTTTCTTTCTGCTTCGCTTGCCTACTTTCGATTTTCTTAAGCAGTGCCAGGTATCTATACAAGCTTGTCGCAAAGCTTGCATGCGCATCATCACCAAAGGGATAGGCACCGGTCTGCAGCATTTTTTTGAAGTGGCAACTTTTGCTTTGGCAGCCATCATGATAGGGTGGGTGAGTGATGTAGCGTTGGCAGCGCACCAGATAGCGCTGAATATGGCAAGTGTCACCTATATGATATCTACAGGTATAGCGGCAGCGGGTGCCATACGGGTGGGCAACGCTTTGGGTAAGGGGCGTTGGTCGCGTGTGGCACGTGCCGGCACGGCAGCTCTTTTGGCTGCTATGTTCGTGATGGCTGCCGGCGGGCTGCTTTTTTGGTTGTTTCCCCATTTCTTGGCTTCCCTTTATACCCATGAAAAAGACGTATTAGCAGTAGCCGTAGAGCTGCTATTGATTGCTGCTTTCTTTCAGCTTTCCGATGGTATTCAGGCGGTAAGTTTAGGCATCTTACGGGGCTTGCAAGACGTGCTCTATCCTACGGTAGCCACTTTAGTGGCTTATTGGGGAGTGGCATTGCCAGTAGCTTACTATTTGGGCATTTACAAGCAAATGGGGGCTTGGGGCGTTTGGATAGGATTGTTGATAGGACTTACCTTGGCAGCAGTTTTTTTATGTGCGCGTTTCTTTCTCTTGCTGGAATCCCGGGAGAAAAAAGCAAATAATATGTGA